Within the Hippoglossus stenolepis isolate QCI-W04-F060 chromosome 2, HSTE1.2, whole genome shotgun sequence genome, the region ACAAACTCATTTGATTAGACAAGTGAAGAGAAGCAGACGCAAATATAACGTAAAGGAAACATcatcaaataatataaaaaagtaaCCATACATTTGTGATCGTGTTCCAAACAAGCCTCACAGATTTGTGAAGTAAACTCTTAGATGTCTCTCTTACATTTATACTTAAAAGCAAAGTATTGTAGTTGTCTATTAAGTTCTGAAAATAGTGTTTGCTAAAGGTGGAAACTGCAGGATTTCCCTCCACGGTATAGTAACATCTCAACCTTACTCTGTAAAGTGCCTAATGTATGATATCATTTTACAcaacatatataatatgaatCTAGAGTGAATGTTGATGACAGTGGAGCATGACCGAGGCCGTTCTTACCTTCAACGTGTCTTTATCTGTGGTTTTGCAGACAGTTCCCAAAAAGTACTTGAGGTTTGCCTTCATGTGGCTCTTCCCTTGCTTCTTCCTGAACTCCTCTATAACAAACCATGGAGGAGACGAGGCAAAAATTATTACAAAGATTGTGCAACAACTATTAAAGCACATTAACGATGAATAGTGTGATTTAACTGAAACTTTTCTACACATTAAAGACACTGATCTAAACAAAAAAGCAGACGGACCCACTGCAGACTTGACCCTCTTGTTCTTGACCGTGGCTTTGCTCTTGCCGTGGCCCTGGCGGCCCTGCAGCAGTTTGACCTGCTTGGTGACTCCCTGCCGCTTGGTGCTCACCAGGTCCATCACGGTGGCTGAGCTGGGcgtctgctgccgctgctgctgcttcctcttcttcttcttccctttatTGACGTCTGGCAACGgggcagaggacacagagagagagacagagaagttAAACAAGGTCAAATAGTCCTGCAAAAACACTGCGTTTGACTCTAAAAAGCAATAACTACTGATGACTATGGCATTATATATCTCATCTAGAATATTTGTAACTGTGATAAACTGTGTGCAATCTGTTCTTTATTCCTTCTTCTATGCACCAAATATCGTTGTACTTTGTGCAAAACAAGGACAATCAATgctctctg harbors:
- the rps19bp1 gene encoding ribosomal protein S19 binding protein 1, with translation MSASLLRRGLELLSHDIKDVNKGKKKKRKQQQRQQTPSSATVMDLVSTKRQGVTKQVKLLQGRQGHGKSKATVKNKRVKSAVEEFRKKQGKSHMKANLKYFLGTVCKTTDKDTLKILNHNTGRQSRNHPQRPAKKPKAAESLFTEKEFQQFQKEYFGRTVEEKK